The following proteins are co-located in the Dyadobacter chenwenxiniae genome:
- a CDS encoding phage minor head protein, translating to MTNPETYWLKYASQNAKMERLAYYILIKAFQSYMQKVADRINKVGAQQTLVEMDFIFNEEGVRQAYQDIYYQVGLKHKRWTDEDVRRRFKRKKEEDDRQRRPNPLSRILPKPKPVTPPVFEETNFSVGFFNQQWLNRLKNIVNSVDITQRIASVTETVKKRVVKSIQESLQIYVSPLKIIAKLRRDAGSSFIRERAEMIVRTEVTHITNISAEQSAVETGLDLVKVWIATKDDKTRDTHRAVGNRRPIKANEKFNVGGYMMERPGDSSAPISQVANCRCVVAFLPADDYEDLF from the coding sequence ATGACCAACCCCGAAACCTATTGGCTAAAATACGCCTCCCAAAACGCTAAGATGGAGAGGTTGGCGTACTATATCCTGATCAAAGCATTTCAGTCTTACATGCAGAAAGTCGCCGACCGGATCAATAAAGTAGGTGCTCAGCAAACACTTGTTGAAATGGACTTCATTTTCAACGAGGAAGGCGTCAGACAAGCCTACCAGGATATCTACTATCAAGTTGGCCTCAAACATAAGCGGTGGACTGATGAAGACGTTAGGCGCAGGTTTAAGCGCAAGAAGGAAGAAGATGACCGCCAGCGCAGGCCCAACCCGTTAAGTAGGATCTTACCCAAACCAAAACCGGTAACGCCTCCCGTCTTCGAAGAAACGAATTTCAGCGTAGGTTTCTTCAATCAACAATGGCTCAACAGGCTTAAAAATATTGTCAATAGCGTAGATATCACGCAGCGTATTGCTAGTGTCACAGAGACCGTAAAAAAGCGGGTGGTGAAGTCCATTCAGGAATCATTACAAATCTACGTATCTCCCTTAAAAATCATCGCTAAGCTGCGAAGGGATGCAGGGAGTTCGTTTATACGTGAACGGGCTGAAATGATCGTCAGGACGGAGGTTACGCATATTACTAATATTTCGGCTGAGCAGTCGGCGGTTGAGACGGGATTGGATTTGGTTAAGGTTTGGATTGCCACGAAGGATGATAAAACCAGGGATACTCATAGGGCGGTTGGCAATAGGCGTCCAATTAAAGCCAATGAGAAGTTTAATGTTGGTGGGTATATGATGGAGCGTCCGGGTGATAGCTCAGCGCCGATCTCCCAGGTGGCGAACTGTAGGTGTGTCGTCGCTTTTCTTCCGGCAGATGATTATGAGGATTTGTTTTAA
- a CDS encoding phage portal protein translates to MGFLGDFYNKNIKLKRQNAPSVVGVSQPLRMQFRFMGVNQFVWNTVTTDDFVENGFLGNGVVFTVQDWKSQKCATARPLVYQKRDEKSYRQYKSFLTNPTKDSFLRARDIQFKALEEISGHEMQNVLDNPNPFMTRFEFEYGLTAYLDLTGDGYIFGARDSIDGTTGKIREMYLPQAQDVAGVMNGYEITKYYLQSNPGTYIDARNVCHLRNFNPTRRIIGQYHKGLSRLHALSPLVDSYRENITAEASIYADKGVRTMVFPKGQMDPNEGSIEQKQSMRDLFNQQLKESSAGGIITSSVEVGSINLGFNPKDLGLVESRQDIKIDICAAYHIPPELFGWGAHSAYENLPTNRKIAITDAVLPEYEKRINKYNQWLTPSYDPDGKQGLVIGYNLDDFNELQPDRNELATWMERVPGLTANQWLEAFGYGAGNDENANKMLISTKFKLLEQIGVESFEGRPGNPFENEDENG, encoded by the coding sequence ATGGGGTTTTTAGGAGATTTTTACAATAAGAACATAAAGTTGAAACGGCAGAATGCGCCCAGTGTAGTCGGCGTTTCTCAGCCATTGAGAATGCAGTTTCGCTTTATGGGTGTCAATCAATTCGTTTGGAATACGGTAACGACAGATGACTTTGTTGAGAATGGTTTTTTGGGTAATGGTGTGGTATTTACCGTGCAGGACTGGAAAAGTCAGAAGTGTGCAACCGCTCGGCCATTGGTATACCAAAAGCGCGATGAAAAGTCTTACCGGCAATACAAATCATTCCTAACCAATCCAACTAAAGACAGCTTTCTAAGGGCAAGAGATATTCAATTTAAGGCATTGGAAGAGATTTCAGGGCATGAAATGCAGAACGTCCTTGATAACCCTAATCCGTTTATGACCCGCTTCGAGTTTGAATACGGGTTGACTGCTTATCTTGATTTGACCGGAGATGGATATATTTTCGGTGCCCGTGACAGTATAGATGGCACCACGGGCAAGATCAGGGAAATGTACCTCCCTCAGGCGCAGGACGTGGCCGGGGTGATGAACGGATACGAAATAACCAAATACTACCTTCAGTCAAATCCTGGGACTTACATAGATGCGCGAAACGTATGTCATTTAAGAAATTTCAATCCTACTAGAAGAATAATTGGTCAGTATCACAAAGGGCTTTCAAGGCTTCATGCATTAAGCCCCTTGGTAGATTCTTACAGAGAAAATATTACAGCAGAGGCCAGTATTTATGCTGACAAAGGCGTAAGGACAATGGTGTTCCCCAAAGGTCAAATGGATCCAAATGAGGGTTCCATTGAGCAAAAGCAATCCATGCGGGACCTATTCAATCAGCAGCTGAAAGAATCCAGCGCGGGCGGGATTATCACCAGTTCGGTTGAAGTGGGTAGTATTAACCTGGGTTTTAATCCAAAAGATCTTGGACTTGTTGAATCCAGGCAGGACATTAAAATTGACATTTGCGCGGCTTATCATATCCCGCCTGAATTGTTTGGCTGGGGTGCTCATAGCGCATACGAAAACCTGCCTACTAATAGAAAGATTGCCATCACCGACGCGGTGCTTCCTGAGTACGAAAAACGGATCAACAAATACAACCAATGGCTTACCCCTTCGTATGATCCAGACGGTAAACAAGGACTTGTGATCGGGTATAATCTGGATGACTTTAACGAGTTGCAGCCAGACCGAAACGAGCTTGCAACATGGATGGAGCGCGTGCCGGGATTAACGGCCAACCAATGGCTTGAAGCCTTCGGTTATGGTGCAGGAAATGACGAGAATGCCAACAAAATGCTTATCAGCACAAAGTTCAAATTATTGGAACAAATCGGCGTCGAGTCCTTCGAAGGCAGACCCGGAAATCCGTTTGAAAATGAGGATGAAAATGGTTGA
- a CDS encoding PBSX family phage terminase large subunit, protein MEVALSKKYRPLFQWNKCKKDDPLQKVDTVIITGGRYSQKSFASGLFSCVSAKDFKHRILYTRYTLTAAEDSIIPEFNEKIDILNCNAAFETKKDRIIGHNGSKIVFKGIKTSSGNQTAALKSLKNFSMFILEEAEEMPNYEGWDKIKKSIRALDVRNLSILILNPATKEHWVYTEFFEARGVQEGFNGIVGNVLYIHSTYLDLEREFIPDSIFEDFEDKRAAYEYYESLSQKEKDICDAGIVKKAKYYKHVVLGGWLDVAEGVVFTNWSIGQFEEPTPSVFGQDFGFSVDPTTLVQTSIDKSRKKIYVKELLYKPRLTTSMIIEENKRYAGKSLIYADSAEPRLIDEMRRAGCNIRETIKGQGSVSAGIAALQDFEIVIDPGSINLIKEFNNYVWHDKKSKTPVDAWNHGIDSLRYATYPELSRVKKVWQQW, encoded by the coding sequence ATGGAAGTAGCTCTGAGTAAAAAATACCGGCCTCTTTTCCAGTGGAACAAATGTAAAAAAGATGATCCGCTTCAAAAAGTTGATACGGTGATCATAACCGGGGGTCGGTATTCGCAGAAATCATTTGCAAGTGGCCTTTTTTCATGCGTATCAGCAAAGGACTTTAAACATAGGATACTTTATACCAGGTACACACTCACGGCAGCAGAGGACTCAATTATACCAGAATTCAATGAGAAAATAGATATACTGAATTGTAATGCGGCATTTGAAACCAAGAAGGACCGGATTATTGGTCATAATGGAAGTAAGATTGTCTTTAAAGGGATAAAAACCAGCTCTGGAAATCAGACGGCGGCATTGAAATCATTGAAGAATTTCTCAATGTTTATCCTCGAAGAAGCCGAGGAGATGCCCAATTACGAAGGCTGGGACAAGATCAAAAAATCAATACGAGCGCTTGACGTACGAAACCTTAGCATACTTATCCTTAACCCAGCTACAAAAGAGCATTGGGTTTATACAGAGTTCTTTGAAGCAAGAGGAGTTCAGGAGGGATTCAATGGAATCGTTGGCAATGTGCTTTATATCCACTCAACATACCTGGATCTCGAAAGAGAATTCATTCCTGATTCTATATTTGAGGACTTTGAGGATAAAAGGGCTGCTTATGAGTATTATGAAAGTTTAAGTCAGAAGGAAAAGGATATTTGCGACGCCGGCATAGTCAAAAAGGCGAAGTATTATAAGCATGTTGTCTTAGGTGGATGGTTGGATGTTGCCGAAGGCGTTGTCTTTACCAATTGGAGCATAGGGCAGTTTGAAGAGCCTACGCCGTCTGTCTTCGGGCAAGATTTTGGTTTCAGCGTTGACCCGACTACGTTAGTGCAAACGAGCATTGATAAGTCAAGAAAGAAAATATACGTCAAGGAGCTACTTTATAAGCCCCGGTTGACAACCAGTATGATCATTGAGGAAAACAAGCGATATGCTGGTAAAAGCTTGATTTATGCTGATAGCGCAGAGCCGAGGTTGATTGATGAAATGAGACGCGCGGGGTGCAATATACGCGAGACAATAAAAGGGCAAGGGTCGGTGAGTGCGGGGATAGCTGCCTTGCAAGATTTTGAAATAGTGATTGATCCAGGCAGTATAAACCTGATAAAGGAGTTCAATAACTACGTATGGCATGATAAAAAGTCAAAAACGCCAGTAGATGCCTGGAATCACGGAATAGATAGCTTAAGGTACGCAACCTATCCAGAGCTATCAAGAGTTAAGAAAGTTTGGCAACAGTGGTAA